TGTTGTGGCTCAAGAGGCTGCAAAGCCAGCAGGAAGCAGCTACGTCCTGATCTCATTCCTTGAGTTGGATGTCAGATAAAGCATTTATCTAAtgattctttatcaataaaatctcaagagtcagatattggggtaagaaccttaATGATCAGATCAGTGATCTCCTCTCTTTCTCGTTCCTCAATCCAAAAAGGAGGAACCCTTTCTCAGCTCTAGCCTActatttcctgtgtctctctttctgtctccagtcctccaaaatctctatggttaatttgggtcagctagtagctagctctgccctctagTACAAATCAAACTTTATTTATTGGCAGACTTAGGAGCatcagagtgtgatcaaaatatcaccCAATAACCAAAGGCTTAGTAATAATTTATCTTTAACCACTGTCCTTTCAAGATAAAATTCAATCTTTTCTTTGTCATGTTGATGTTTCCTTTGTTTTACTAATCTATGTAATTTGACTTAGGATGCCCTGGTAAAGTCTCTTGAAAGTATACAAATATAATTTCTTGAGAAGATGAAGATGACTGTAATAGAACATACACTTCCTGGTATCTCTAGATTAGTTTTTCAAATTTACTTTGTGATTTTGTAGTGCATTTTTCTGTTGGAGAAAATATCCAACATTCTTAattccaaagaaagagaaatgctgggaagggaagaggagagagagagaaagagagagagagagagagagagagagagagagagagagagagagaattcattcTTCCATTCTTTCAGACTGGTTCTACAATTAAGTAGGATGATTTATCTTtatcataacaataataaaataacaaataaaaaaatggcattgattaaaaataaactatactatgtgtgtatgtttgtaccaataccatgctatttttattactatgactcTGTGGTATAATTTGAAGAGGGCATGGGAATACTGGGATGAAATATTTAAGAAGGGATAAAGGTAACAGAGTAGGCCAAAAGATGGATGGGAGGAGTGCTAAACAAAACTAAAGGTATGTAAAGGAAGACACTCTAGTTTATAAGCTaattaaaagtacattttttcttttaaagaatttaaacagAGGACTGTAATagaaagatttcctgtgtccagcCCAGCCTgcagtcagggcaaatctctctcacacacagtcattcagccattttttaaataatcactcagaggcttaatattaattacaaactgtatggccaatggcttaagtttcttgctTGCTAGTTCTATAATCATCTCTATCATCTTAGAttaatctgtttctattaatctatgttttgccatgtggctgtggcattactggccTGCTAgtatcttgcttctccttcagTGGAGACTTGCATCTCTCCctagactccacctttctctttcctgtctctttccttggaCTTTGCAtctacctctaagctgccttgtgaTAGGCCAAAGCAGCCTATTTATTAAGCAATGGggacaacacatattcacagtatacagaaagacgtCCCCGAGCAAAGGACCACTGAGGGGTAAACAATACTGCTTCCAGAAGATatgcattattaaataaaaatcacagtgcTAAATACAAGATCCCTCCACATAAGTTATTGATCAAAGATGGCCCAGGGGCAGCCACACTCATATAGGCTGCTGCATGAGTCTTGTCTACCAcaactagatggtaagaccctgttgaTGAAGGCACCAGATACTTCTGTTTTAGTACATAATGAAATATAACTTGAACTGACCAGAAACTGTAGGTTATCTTTCCTAGTAATAAGAGGTACTATGTAGGATactggaaaacaaagcaaacaaacaaacacacaacaacaacaacaacagcagcaaaacaaTGTCTTTACCCTGCATGCTATAATACAACCTACCAGGTAAGATGTACCCATTGATGTAATAGTGGTAAGATTGTGTATAAGGATTAACAAGCACTCTCTTGATTGGAATTCAGGCCTGTTCCACAGGAGGTAATTCATGCCAGGTACAGAAGCTAAGAAAGTCATAGGTACTAGGGGAAAACTTAGTTATTTTGATAACTTGTAGTGTTGTAAAACTCCCTTCTGAATATTTAATGTTTACAACCATAGGTTTATGCTGCTTTTAACTTTGATCAGAGAAGCTACTATTTGCTGCAGGCAGTGAttaatgcagagacccataactggtcaaaatactGTGAAGGAACAAGTGTGAGTGTTCATCTATAATCATCTATGTCAACCTATTCTAAAGACTCAGgaaacattgaggaagagggggcagaaggaaTGTAAGAATGGAAAGATAGAGAGGACTGCAAAATGAAGTCCTCTGGACATAACATTGTTGTtgcatacatgaactcacagcacctGTGGTTACCTGTATGAAACCTCCACAGAATCAAGCCAGCTAAACATTTTAACATGGGAGGTAGTTATTGGAAGCTAATAATTACTAGAGGCATGTGGCCAGTTGGCTGTCTGTGTTCCAGTGGATGCACAAATGGGTAGAAGACtgtttaaaaggaaatgaaattggaAAGGAGATGAGATGTGTTGAGGttgaggtggagggagggaatggggaatggATATGAAGAAGATGCATGATATGGAATTATaaaggaatgaataaaaattaaacaatactCATTATTTAATACCAGTGTGGTTTGATAAAGACAATTTGtgacttcatttcttcttctaaaGACAAGGATAATGCCTTGTAGGATTAGCAATTTGAGGGATaatcattaaaataatgaatgcaAAATGTATGGCATTGTGGCTAGCTCATGCTAACTATCTGGGGTTGTAGAGAGGGATCAATTGCTAAAAGTACTTATTATTCTTAGAGGAAGAACTGTGTGCAGCTCTCAGTGCCCATATTGGGTGACTCAAAACCCTGTATGTCCCATCCTCCAGGGGACTtatcaccttcttctggccttcacagtcACCTGCACTCATGAGTACATACTTCCACATAgacataaaagtaataaaaaaatagtaaaagtaaatctccccacaaaaaagaaagactatTCTTATTATCTCTGAGCACATGGTTCCGTAGAACTAAGTGTTATTCAGCTCCCATCACAACACAGCAATGCAACAGGGTCCAGCTGGGAAAGGCACAGGGGATGAAAACAACTCTATCTGCATTATGTGATTCCTTCCTAGATTCAAATATGGGTGCCTGTCCTGAAGTGTTTTATGGGTCTTTATGAGAATCTGGAAGCTAGGTCATATGAGCTATTTATTAGgctatttttgatttcttcattcTTTATAGCTGTGTGTGGTAGtacctgcctttaattccaacccttaggaggcagaggcaggcagaatttTACATATTGGCTCTCAAGTCAGTCAGGAGTATATAGTGAAAGCcttgctcaaaaacaaaaacaaaaacaaaaatactcctTTTGTCTGGTCATGCTGAAATTATATTCACTtataaaaaaaagagtaatttgtTGAGTAATGTCACATGATGCATTTGAAAAATAGGAATAttctaataaatttaaaacaagtaaTGTTCATTTGAAACTAGTGATTACAAAACAAATCAGGACGCTTAATATCTATCTATTTTCCAGTAGGTGGCAGACATTGTCAAGaattatagaaaagaaaagaaagttctaTGACTTCCAAAGCTGACCAATAGATGTCTCTTTACAACCATGTATCTCTGAGCCCTTGTATAAAATTCAGGCAGGTACAACATTTTCTAGTCTTTCTTGTTAATCTGAAAGCATCATCCTAATTCTACAGAAGTGCAAACCAAGCACTGAAGAGATGGGGGCATGAGCATGAGGTGAAGTACTTCACACATTGTCTCTGCCCAGCAGAAAACAGCCTATTAAAACATACTTCTCAAGTAAAAGACTCCCCATGTAAAGGATTTTGACACTATTAACCACATGTGCAGTTGTTTACTCAACTAATAGCATCCCTGCTAactccagagagacagagagctagTAGCTATGGGCCTAGTGAATGGTTCCTTGTGAATACACAGAAATTACTAACCAGAGATATCCTGACATCATTTTCATTGGTATTGTTTGCCATTCCAATTTcaatacacacacccacacacacacacacacacacacacacacacacacacttgtctgGACTTATTGGCATCattaatgtgatattttatttgtatctctgtatgtgtgtgtatgtgtgtttgtgtaaattTCCTCCATATCCCAAAAATAGTCTTCAGTATGGAGTTCAAAGTATATAACCAGAATCCTGTGAATCCTGTGTGAGTACAGTATTCTGATAAATTTGCCTTTTATGCTAGAGAATATTTATCTCCAGTTAATTATAAAGTTATTTAAGCATGTGTAATAAACATGGTTTCACATAGAGAAGCCCAGATATTGGAAGGAAATGTCATTCTGGGGATAGTTTACTTCATAAAAGTAAGTTAAATgataaatcagaaatgaaaatatatgtccAAATTCACATAGagatataaatatgtacaaaCCCCCAAAGAACACCACACCACTGTCAATGAAGTTTCAGttaataaaattttgtttccATCTAGTAGGTTTTTAAATTAATAGTACTTTATGATAAATTCCAGATACTGCAGGCAAACCAAATGACTTTTCATCTCTTCACACTGTTCACAGGTATTAACAGCCCAGCCACATGCTGTAGTTCCAAAGAAGTAAGGTTCATTTTAGGGATAGGTACAGCACTACATGGAATATCCTACTTCTTTAAGAACTGGAAGTATCACCTGATAATAGATTTACTTCATTTCCTTAATACAGCTGGCAGACTCAACCCTGTTTTCTGTATGTGTGAAGACCTAAGTGTGCATGAAGTGAGTACCAGCTATTTCACTAAAGCATTTCTCTGCTAGAAGAACAGGACTGTCTttccttaacaacaacaacaacaaaattacagcCAGGACAAAGAAAGACCCCAGAAATCCAGGGAGCCGTGTGGGAAAGATTCAAGTCATCCTTGTTAGCTTGTCCAGAAAGTAGGGGAAATTTGAGAATGAGAAAAATGAGATGGCATGAGCTTCCTAGAATCCCATCAGACCCAGGAATCAGCTCCATGGAAAACAGCTCAAGATTGCCTTCCAGTGGGCGTAAGCTTTAAGCCTATAGAGGAATTCTGAGGCCCACTACAAAAGGTCATGGgaatttgtgattctttttcctTGGATTACATTTTACAGTCTAAGTTTGAGCCTTCCTTAATTTAACTTACCTGGTATTTCTAGCTTTACTTGGCTGAGGTTCTCTTCCAAAAGAAGAATCTCTCTCATAAGTTGGTTCTCTAAGCTGCCTAATTAAGGAACACCAGTTTCTCTCCTTCCTAGGACTAATTCCTTGCATTAGCAAAGGTTACTGGCCACTAATCCACCCCTCTCTTCTTTTATTTGAATTcagaatgaaacatttaaaatatggtGATGCCatctaagcaaaacaaaatctttcAGTCAGTGGCCAAAgtcagcaagcacccttacccataGAATTCCAATGGCTGTGGAGATAGCAGAGTCCTTATAGCTAGCCTTGGGTGTGCTTGACTTCCTTTCCTGCATTTTTACCACATCAGATTATTACCAATTGTCCTCTGCTGTGCCTGAGCAGAGCACCTGTTTAATTTGATTTATGTCATCATCCTGTGGACCCTCCCCTGCTGACAGTGGAAAAAGACCTCACACATTTACTTCAAATCTGGCTCTAACCTTAAGAACAGTCTGGAGTGCACAGGCTCCTTATAGAAGTGGGGACATGAACCTTTGATGTAACCTGTAACTTAGACCCCAGCCCTGGGTCATAGAGCACAGAACTCAGCTGGTTTATGTATCCATGGTTCAAATTCAAggattctttttgcttttgtttttcaaccaCAGTGAATTACTActaaattttaaatagatagcAAGAACTCAGGTTAGCAGGTTATTTTGTGTTATAATTATtagtaaataaatacttaaacatcCTTTGACATTCCCAGTTGACCTGTGGTTTTGTTCTCTCTCAATAATATTAAATCTCTAACAAATGGTGTGTTTTACCAGAAATTAGGTGGTAAGGGGAAGGAGAATTCTTGGTCTATAAAGCAGGTGCCTGAATATGAGCAAACCCACTGGGAagatgccagctcagactacaGCTCTTATGGTAGCCTGGGGAGAAAGCTAATGCATTTTCATGTTTTCCTGTCTCCCAAAGATTCAGTTCCTTAATTCATATAAACTCCTTTCTGTGTTTGACATTTAAACCAGCGACttttggaaggagaaagaggaatcaTTGAAATTAACCCAGGAAGTCTGTGGgttccccctcccccgcccacaCACTCCTGTTTTCTCATCCCCAGATTAAGAAGTTATGCCACCTGACAATGCGCTTTTCTCTTACAAGTCTCGACACCGTCGGTggtattctctttcttctgtttccttccagtacctgttagaaaaaaaagtcagtggTATTCAGGGGGATTTGTTTCTCCAGTTTTGTTGGGAAGAGACAAGATAACATTGAAATACACAGGTATGGCGAAAACTGCGGTTTTTAAAATGAGTCACTTCGAAGCGTTTTTAGACCTATTCCTATATGTAAATGCAAATGATTGCCTACTGGACTGCCTAAGCTGTCAGTCAAGTAGTTTGCAAAGGAACCCCTTTTCATCTTTTAAGGCAAACCAGGAAAATGACAGGGAGCGGGGGTGGGGCGGGTGTTGAAGATTCCTACCAGAGAAAACACCACTAAATAAAAGCACATACTACTTAAGAATTAATGTAATTGTCTGTAAAGATTctcaaatacttttttctttcactAAAACACCGCGTGGTACAAAGGGAGCAAGTCTTGTTCACAAGTCTGCATGAGAACTTTTCATTCTTCTCCTAGAGTTCGCCTATTGTCCGAGTCTGCCCAAGCCTTCCCTTTTAAGTTTGCACTCTTCCAGTTCCTGGGATAGGCTGCAAGGCATTCCTTTCAAGCGGCTGTTGCAGCGACCAGTAAGTTAACCTCCCAGCGCGGGGTCCTGGAGCTGGCCAGACCTGCCTTGGCGGTTGCCGGGCGCCTACACCTCCCTTTTCCTAAAAATCCGAGCCTTCATAGGCCCGTGTGCAAATAAACCCGCTCCAAGTGCTACTTCCAAATATAGGCTTTCCAGCCACCAGAGGCTGTGCGGTCCCGAGGGCGGCCCTTCCTTCCCGCCCACTCAGCGCTTGGCAAGGCCCACATCTGGAAGCCAAGTCTTAGGCAGTCAGCTCGCGGGAACGCCTTCCCTCAATTCTCAAGAACCGaattttcctcttttgaaaacatttaatgTATTTTGGGCCTCCACTGAAACGCCTTGAACAGTCCATTTTGAACCAGAGTAATTTAGTCTGACAACAGATTCTTCCTCTGTTCACAGCTGTCCCAGAAGGAGGAGCTGAAATCCGAACCTCTCGACTGTGATTGGATGCTTCTAGTAAAAGCAAGGGAGAAAACCCTCCCAGCCCAGAAGAGCTCATTCGGGCAGAGAGCCGGGTGACTTCAGAGGCGTCCGCCTGTCCCCCGCCGCACCTGAGCCGCTGCGATGCTGTAGGACCGCCGTCTGGACCGTTATCCGCCCGCACCCGCCTGCCGCCACCATGCCGCGCTCCTTCCTCGTCAAGAAACATTTCAACGCATCCAAGAAGCCCAACTACAGCGAACTGGACACACATACAGGTAAAAACACTCTCTGCAAATCTGTGTGCGACTGAACCGCGGTTCCACTGCTTTACTGTGCACACACTGGGGTGCTTTCCTTTCAATGTTGTCCTAAAACAGTTCTTACAATCTCTGGATCACCTAGAGTAAGCTTTAATTCAAAACGTTTGAGCTCTTTACTTACAAGGAAAGCCCCTTTCCGGTCCTGCAGTGTGGTTCTCAGAGGCGGTGTACATGCATAATGAGTGCACCGAAGTGAGCGCACCCTTCCCCGAGGGTGAGCTGTTGTTACTTACCTTGGGGAGCCAGGAACTTGGGAAAGCAGCTGGATTCCTGCATGCCATTGCCCCCACAGTCAAGGCACGCGTAGAATAGACCATGCATAAAATGGAAAGCAATTctatagaaagttttaaaatggTGTCTAGTTCTTTCTAAATGAGGACAGTAAGGCTCGTCCAGAATGCCCATTAGGAAGAGCCAGGACACCTGTCAGTTTGCACAAGGACGTTAAGCCCAGATGAAGGGAATGTTTCATCATTATGTGTGTCCTTGTGAGCGAGTCTGTCTTCACTATGGAGCCTTGTATGGGTTGTTATGGGCTGTCTCAGACTCtgtacatatattaaaaaaaaaatattttaccataattttctttaccttttttcccttttctttctcctagtGATCATTTCCCCGTATCTCTATGAGAGTTACCCCATGCCTGTCATACCAAAACCAGAGATCCTCAGCTCAGGAGCATACAGCCCTATAACTATGTGGACATCGGCGGCTCCATTCCACTCCCCTCTAcccagtggtctttctcctcttACTGGATACTCCTCACCTTTGGGGCGAGTAAGCCCCCCTCCTCCATCTGATACTTCATCCAAGGACCACAGTGGTTCAGAAAGTCCCATTAGTGATGAAGAGGAAAGACTGCAATCCAAGCTCTCAGATCCCCATGCCATTGAAGCTGAGAAGTTTCAGTGCAATTTATGCAATAAGACCTATTCTACTTTCTCTGGGCTGGCCAAACATAAGCAGCTGCATTGTGATGCTCAGTCTAGGAAATCTTTCAGCTGCAAATACTGTGACAAGGAATATGTGAGCCTGGGTGCCCTTAAGATGCACATTCGGACCCACACACTGCCTTGTGTCTGCAAGATCTGTGGCAAGGCTTTCTCCAGACCCTGGCTGCTTCAAGGACACATTAGAACACACACAGGTAAGAGAAGTGTAGAAAACAATGCCTCTCTGCTCAAACAATGGTGTGTTGGGGCTGTCTGTGGGGTGCCTTCAGGTAGTGACAGGGGGGTGCTTTGCATAGGATGAACTACTGGtagctgcttcctggctgctcaAAAGCTTGttagagcagcaaatgctccatTCCTTGCTAACAGCTTCTGCTCCAGAGACTGTAAACAGCATTTAGACTTTGGAAAGTACATGCAAGAGGTTTGGTCTCAAAGATCAG
Above is a window of Onychomys torridus chromosome 8, mOncTor1.1, whole genome shotgun sequence DNA encoding:
- the Snai2 gene encoding zinc finger protein SNAI2 isoform X2, encoding MPRSFLVKKHFNASKKPNYSELDTHTVIISPYLYESYPMPVIPKPEILSSGAYSPITMWTSAAPFHSPLPSGLSPLTGYSSPLGRVSPPPPSDTSSKDHSGSESPISDEEERLQSKLSDPHAIEAEKFQCNLCNKTYSTFSGLAKHKQLHCDAQSRKSFSCKYCDKEYVSLGALKMHIRTHTLPCVCKICGKAFSRPWLLQGHIRTHTEEERTSFKHSWCVCHVLLFKNHFLVIYKTM
- the Snai2 gene encoding zinc finger protein SNAI2 isoform X1 → MPRSFLVKKHFNASKKPNYSELDTHTVIISPYLYESYPMPVIPKPEILSSGAYSPITMWTSAAPFHSPLPSGLSPLTGYSSPLGRVSPPPPSDTSSKDHSGSESPISDEEERLQSKLSDPHAIEAEKFQCNLCNKTYSTFSGLAKHKQLHCDAQSRKSFSCKYCDKEYVSLGALKMHIRTHTLPCVCKICGKAFSRPWLLQGHIRTHTGEKPFSCPHCNRAFADRSNLRAHLQTHSDVKKYQCKNCSKTFSRMSLLHKHEESGCCVAH